In a single window of the Bacteroidales bacterium genome:
- a CDS encoding transcriptional regulator, with protein MFNDSPDTAGGGIKKMFNFQRVRFFPLPDYDLSGGKVKVTITGNVLDVDYANLLARNQDLSLEEIIMLDKVQKKIPISKSEEKHLKSKHLIEGRRPNYFIDNKVAQKTGQKAAYSKNRAFDKKHYLDLIELAIRECKS; from the coding sequence TTGTTTAATGATTCTCCAGATACAGCAGGTGGAGGAATTAAAAAGATGTTCAATTTTCAACGAGTGCGCTTTTTCCCTTTGCCCGATTATGATTTGTCAGGTGGCAAGGTGAAAGTCACTATAACTGGTAATGTTCTTGACGTTGATTATGCAAATCTTTTGGCCAGAAACCAGGACCTTTCCTTAGAAGAGATCATCATGCTTGATAAAGTACAGAAAAAGATACCAATTAGTAAGTCAGAGGAAAAACATTTGAAATCCAAGCATTTGATAGAGGGGAGAAGGCCTAATTATTTCATTGATAATAAAGTAGCACAGAAAACAGGTCAAAAAGCTGCTTATTCAAAGAATAGAGCATTTGATAAAAAGCACTACCTTGATTTAATTGAGCTAGCTATCAGAGAATGTAAAAGTG